A DNA window from Polyodon spathula isolate WHYD16114869_AA chromosome 18, ASM1765450v1, whole genome shotgun sequence contains the following coding sequences:
- the LOC121330731 gene encoding volume-regulated anion channel subunit LRRC8C-like: MDRQQYDLIDQWCYDNAILWYSKYFAYIILIHTLIFLVSSHFWFKFPGTSSKIEHFVNILGKCLESPWTTKSLSTVYEDIQKKEEGSSKSESAVYSPYIQSSASAFSSSLPKNVESNVQKNGGVFGNPTARMIDKLECEQAKALFEKVKKFRLYTEKGDILCKMYTRQTMLRLFQSFIITTYIWDLSPDILYIVHCIDDVQVTGFREFFCIHTLRRMYTMLSYVYIAVICLYMCTCIYTLYWIYFYKLKDYSFEKVRDETGINDIPDVTKDFAFLLHLIDQYDKLYARKFAVFLSDVSENKLRQLNLNYEWSTEKLEMRIVTNSDKKKELHLFMLPGIPNSTFEMVQLEVLKLELINDIFIGEGISKLKSLNELCLYNCTIKMENKALVFLKVNLHIIRVKFSKTEEIPQWMYNLSSLKELHLEGNLQTDTKTCVLQSMRDLEHLQLLHLKTNVIKVPLTITTDIAQHLLHLTINNQGTKLLSLNSVKKFYVLVTLKLISCNLERIPSAIFSLSNLTELDLKDNNLKSIEEIASFQHFGKLRILKLHYNSIVDIPLYTAKVASVEMLYLNKNKISELPPHLFKLSKLFHLELGFNCIKEIPAEIEELEELQYLGIDHNSITKLPQELFKCAKLQVLILSHNLLTDIPPNIERLTHLRQLEITGNKLSELPPELGKCVCLKREHFIVEEEYFNTLPHTVREGFVK; encoded by the coding sequence ATGGATCGTCAGCAGTATGACTTAATAGACCAGTGGTGCTATGACAATGCTATTCTTTGGTACTCAAAGTATTTTGCATACATAATCTTAATCCACACACTTATATTTCTAGTAAGTAGTCATTTCTGGTTTAAATTTCCTGGAACTAGTTCAAAAATTGAACACTTTGTAAATATACTTGGTAAATGTTTAGAGTCACCATGGACCACCAAATCACTCTCTACTGTGTATGAAGATATCCAAAAAAAGGAAGAGGGCAGTTCAAAGTCTGAGAGTGCCGTTTATTCTCCCTATATCCAGAGTTCAGCCAGTGCTTTCTCCTCTTCATTACCAAAGAACGTTGAatcaaatgtacaaaaaaacgGTGGTGTGTTTGGGAATCCAACAGCTAGAATGATTGACAAACTGGAATGTGAACAAGCAAAAGCTTTATTTGAGAAAGTTAAAAAGTTTCGACTTTACACTGAAAAAGGTGATATTCTCTGTAAGATGTATACGAGACAGACAATGCTACGTTTGTTTCAGAGTTTTATAATAACAACTTATATCTGGGACTTGAGTCCCGATATCCTGTATATTGTACATTGCATAGATGATGTCCAAGTGACAGGATTTCGTGAgtttttttgtattcacacaTTAAGGAGAATGTACACAATGTTATCTTATGTGTACATAGCAGTAATTTGCCTGTACATGTGTACTTGTATTTATACTTTGTACTggatttatttctataaacttaaggATTACTCATTTGAAAAGGTGCGTGATGAGACAGGAATTAATGATATTCCAGATGTCACAAAAGATTTTGCTTTCCTACTTCATTTAATAGATCAGTATGATAAACTGTATGCAAGGAAATTTGCTGTTTTTCTGTCAGATGTCAGTGAAAACAAACTGCGTCAGTTGAACTTGAATTACGAATGGTCAACTGAGAAACTTGAAATGCGCATAGTTACCaactcagacaaaaaaaaagagttgcaTCTTTTCATGCTGCCTGGAATTCCAAATTCTACTTTTGAAATGGTTCAGCTGGAAGTATTGAAATTAGAActtataaatgacattttcattGGTGAAGGCATCTCAAAACTGAAGTCACTAAACGAATTGTGTCTATACAACTGTACcattaaaatggaaaacaaagctcttgtgtttttaaaagtcaaCTTGCACATCATAAGAGTCAAGTTTTCAAAAACTGAAGAAATACCCCAATGGATGTACAATCTCAGTAGCCTCAAAGAACTGCACTTGGAAGGTAATTTGCAAACTGACACTAAAACTTGTGTGTTACAATCTATGCGCGATTTAGAACATCTTCAGCTACTTCATCTAAAGACCAATGTAATTAAAGTACCTTTGACGATTACTACTGATATTGCTCAACATCTTTTGCATCTCACCATTAACAATCAGGGAACCAAGCTGTTGTCTTTGAACAGTGTGAAGAAGTTTTATGTTCTTGTAACCTTAAAGTTAATTTCCTGTAATTTAGAAAGGATTCCAAGTGCAATCTTCAGTTTAAGCAATCTTACTGAGCTAGATTTGAAAGATAACAATTTAAAGTCTATTGAAGAAATTGCCAGCTTTCAGCATTTTGGTAAACTGAGAATACTCAAACTCCACTACAATTCAATTGTTGACATCCCACTGTATACTGCAAAGGTAGCATCTGTTGAAATGCTTTACCTCAACAAGAACAAGATTTCTGAACTTCCACCGCATCTGTTCAAATTATCAAAGTTATTTCACCTTGAACTTGGATTCAACTGCATTAAAGAGATCCCTGCTGAAATTGAAGAACTTGAGGAGCTGCAATACCTTGGTATTGACCACAACAGTATCACGAAATTACCTCAAGAGCTTTTCAAGTGCGCCAAACTTCAAGTCCTTATTCTTTCGCATAACCTGTTGACTGATATACCACCTAACATTGAAAGACTGACTCATCTTCGACAGCTAGAGATTACTGGAAACAAATTATCTGAGCTTCCTCCAGAACTTGGAAAGTGTGTGTGCCTGAAACGAGAACACTTCATTGTGGAAGAAGAGTACTTTAACACATTGCCACATACTGTTAGAGAGGGGTTTGTAAAGTAG
- the LOC121294113 gene encoding DBIRD complex subunit ZNF326-like, with protein MYSSPEMNRDYSNGTFGGQAPRTIGSYLSSERVTFGGPTERSFGSYGLSEQGNSGGPSQRSFGSYGFSEQGNSGGPSQRSFGSYGFSEQGNSGGPSQRSFGSYDLSDQGNSGGPSQRSFGSYGFSEQGNSGGPSQRSFGSYGFSEQGNLGGLSQRSFGSYGLSDQGNSGGPSQRSFGSYGLSEQGSSGGPSQRLFDTYKSSEQQNSGGATLRKTLHSYDSDQGNAARPTQRFLSSFSLSELENAERFGRSESYRSGSDNGGYGGFDSEYDNSFQNNLDSHGVTRSLSHIDNGKSNLEPSYPGSNSRAGFRDEERGGYSSYSTFSSPHMKPAPVGFRGRSYGLGGPTAFRGRGQMGDFRTPRPGVYQDQMTIRGVKREINAPYRPNTFNKKQKLTKPFVPFIKKPGNSDSGNKEEEKRKLETRLEAKRDKQRRRREKYNYKCGGQRVVYTCSFCKFLTSEEKEIEDHLEGSYHQESLENIRKDANLDEVVIRFLHESIVHKFKRNLKHKLQWLAMDPQQTSVQTQKHVMEAVTEDDYMRRATMIHCIACDTYIPATKLSAQDHLKSTIHLTKKVEYKEQLKRERVLMATSLLNNPTVKERYERFVKGENPFEITEDDAEMKAQNDDAELNHQTDDQAVAETVIEMN; from the exons ATGTATAGCAGCCCAG aaatgaatCGTGACTATTCCAATGGGACGTTTGGTGGTCAGGCACCGAGAACGATTGGTTCATATTTGTCGTCTGAACGTGTAACTTTTGGTGGTCCAACCGAAAGATCATTTGGTTCATATGGTTTGTCTGAACAGGGAAATTCTGGGGGTCCATCCCAAAGATCGTTTGGATCATATGGTTTTTCTGAACAAGGAAATTCGGGTGGTCCGTCCCAAAGATCGTTTGGATCATATGGTTTTTCTGAACAAGGAAATTCGGGTGGTCCATCCCAAAGATCGTTTGGATCATATGATTTGTCTGACCAAGGAAATTCGGGTGGGCCATCCCAAAGATCGTTTGGGTCATATGGTTTTTCTGAACAAGGAAATTCGGGTGGTCCATCCCAAAGATCGTTTGGATCATATGGTTTTTCTGAACAAGGAAATTTGGGTGGTCTGTCCCAAAGATCGTTTGGGTCATATGGTTTGTCTGACCAAGGAAATTCAGGTGGTCCATCCCAAAGATCGTTTGGGTCATATGGTTTGTCTGAACAGGGAAGTTCTGGTGGTCCATCCCAAAGACTGTTTGACACATACAAATCGTCTGAGCAGCAAAACAGTGGAGGTGCTACCCTAAGAAAGACACTTCACTCTTATGACTCTGATCAAGGAAATGCTGCTCGTCCAACACAAAGATTTCTCAGCTCATTCAGCTTGTCTGAACTGGAGAATGCTGAaag GTTTGGACGCAGCGAGTCTTACCGATCAGGGTCTGATAATGGTGGCTATGGAGGTTTTGACAGCGAATATGACAACTCCTTCCAGAATAACCTTGACTCTCATGGAGTTACTAGAAGTCTGAGTCATATTGATAATGGCAAGTCTAACTTGGAACCTTCTTACCCTGGTTCAAATTCAAGAGCTGGGTTTAGGGATGAGGAAAGAGGCGGTTATTCTTCCTACAGCACATTTTCTTCACCCCACATGAAGCCTGCACCTGTAGGTTTTCGGGGGAGAAGTTACGGTCTGGGAGGACCAACAGCATTCAGAGGCAGAGGG CAAATGGGAGACTTTAGGACACCTAGACCTGGAGTATATCAAGACCAGATGACTATTAGGGGAGTAAAGAGGGAGATAAATGCACCCTACAGACcaaatacatttaacaagaaGCAAAAACTGACTAAACCTTTTGTACCATTTATAAAGAAACCAG ggAATAGTGATAGTGGAAATAAAGAAGAGGAGAAAAGAAAACTTGAGACCAGACTTGAAGCCAAAAGAGATAAGCAAAGACGCAGACGGGAGAAGTACAATTATAAATGTGGTGGACAAAG AGTAGTATACACTTGTTCCTTCTGTAAATTCCTGACATCTGAAGAGAAGGAAATTGAAGACCACCTCGAAGGCTCTTATCACCAGGAATCGCTGGAAAATATTCGCAAGGATGCCAATTTAGATGAAGTAGTCATCCGTTTCTTACAT GAATCTATTGTACATAAGTTTAAGaggaatttaaaacacaaactacagTGGCTCGCTATGGACCCACAGCAAACTTCAGTGCAAACACAAAAGCATGTAATGGAAG CTGTAACGGAAGACGACTACATGAGAAGAGCTACAATGATTCACTGCATTGCATGTGATACCTACATTCCTGCTACCAAGCTCTCTGCACAGGACCACCTGAAATCCACCATTCATCTGACAAAGAAAGTG GAGTATAAGGAGCAATTGAAAAGGGAGCGTGTTTTAATGGCTACCAGCTTGCTGAACAATCCCACTGTAAAGGAACGTTATGAAAGGTTTGTTAAG GGCGAGAATCCTTTTGAAATCACAGAAGATGATGCTGAGATGAAAGCTCAGAATGATGATGCTGAATTAAATCACCAGACTGATGACCAAGCTGTTGCTGAAACTGTAATTGAGATGAATTGA
- the LOC121294149 gene encoding DBIRD complex subunit ZNF326-like produces MSSRSALEMIRGKSYERFGGPRLFKGGNTERYSEEEALNPDMNHGYSLGRFGVPNPRSFDSYEADYSERFGPYESYDSGSAQGGPDLYRSGFGDSFGGGYDQFDNDESNWKPSYPRSNLRSGFMDNEGRDGYSSYCRFSSPHMKPASVGSRGRGMPAYPQNKFGGRSHDLGGPTAVRGRGRGPVGYFGTSRPGIVIDYQNQTAMGGLKRKMMPPSRPNMFIKKQKVTKPALINKPVVMNPAEAGFEAEGDPFTKDAGETGTSVSKNDEEEQRKLEARREKQRRRREKNNEKYGDGYRLAYTCSFCKFRTFEEKDIEDHFESASHQETLDYIQKQANFEEDVIRFLHESMVNKFRKTVIRKTRNSHPELTREEELKEAMEGVTEEDYMRKVDIIHCSACHTYVPAVIFSVKQHLTSKEHLKSKVGYKEQLRKESVLTATSILNNPIVKARYEKFAKGEDPFEITEESQLQDDGEQNDAAEDAEDAEDAELNPNDDPAAETMKEENPFESQQLQNEEHKGAELNQPR; encoded by the exons ATGTCATCACGAAGCGCTTTAG AGATGATACGTGGAAAGTCATATGAAAGATTTGGCGGTCCAAGATTGTTTAAAGGGGGAAACACTGAAAG ATATTCTGAAGAGGAAGCACTGAATCCAG ATATGAATCATGGTTATTCTCTTGGAAGATTTGGTGTTCCAAACCCACGATCATTTGACTCCTATGAAGCTGATTATTCTGAGAG GTTTGGACCTTATGAGTCTTACGACTCCGGGTCTGCTCAGGGTGGCCCAGATCTGTACAGATCTGGCTTTGGAGATAGTTTTGGTGGCGGATATGACCAGTTCGATAATGACGAGTCTAACTGGAAGCCATCTTACCCACGGTCGAATTTAAGATCTGGTTTTATGGATAATGAGGGAAGAGATGGTTACTCTTCCTACTGCAGATTTTCTTCACCCCATATGAAGCCTGCATCCGTAGGCTCTCGGGGGAGAGGAATGCCTGCTTACCCTCAAAACAAATTTGGAGGTAGAAGCCATGATCTGGGAGGACCAACAGCCgtgagaggcagaggcagagga CCAGTGGGCTACTTTGGGACGTCTAGACCTGGAATAGTAATAGACTATCAGAACCAGACGGCTATGGGGGGACTAAAAAGGAAGATGATGCCACCCAGCAGACCTAATATGTTCATCAAGAAACAAAAAGTTACCAAACCggcattaataaataaacccG TTGTGATGAACCCTGCAGAG gCTGGCTTTGAAGCGGAAGGGGATCCATTTACAAAGGATGCTGGTGAAACCG GGACAAGTGTTTCTAAAAATGATGAGGAAGAGCAAAGGAAACTAGAAGCCAGACGAGAAAAACAGAGACGCAGGCGggagaaaaacaatgaaaaatacgGTGACGGTTACAG ACTGGCATACACATGTTCTTTCTGTAAGTTCCGAACATTTGAAGAGAAGGATATTGAAGATCACTTTGAAAGCGCTTCTCACCAGGAGACACTAGACTACATTCAGAAGCAAGCCAACTTTGAAGAAGACGTCATTCGTTTCTTACAT GAATCTATGGTCAACAAATTTAGGAAGACTGTAATTCGCAAAACACGCAACAGTCACCCGGAGCTAACTCGAGAGGAAGAGCTAAAAGAAGCAATGGAAG GAGTTACTGAAGAAGATTATATGAGGAAAGTAGACATAATTCATTGCAGTGCTTGCCATACCTATGTTCCTGCAGTTATCTTCTCTGTGAAGCAACACTTAACATCTAAAGAACATCTGAAGAGCAAAGTG GGCTATAAAGAGCAATTGAGGAAGGAGAGTGTTCTAACGGCCACCAGCATCCTGAATAACCCAATTGTGAAGGCTCGTTATGAAAAATTTGCTAAG GGTGAGGATCCTTTTGAAATCACAGAGGAAAGCCAGCTGCAGGATGACGGAGAGCAGAATGATGCAGCTGAGGATGCTGAGGATGCTGAGGATGCTGAACTAAATCCAAATGACGACCCAGCTGCTGAAACAATGAAG GAGGAGAATCCTTTTGAATCCCAGCAATTACAAAATGAAGAGCACAAGGGTGCTGAACTCAATCAACCACGATGA